The following coding sequences lie in one Trypanosoma brucei gambiense DAL972 chromosome 7, complete sequence genomic window:
- a CDS encoding expression site-associated gene (ESAG) protein,putative: MIRLITVQFLMLTLFLGCGASKSSVVVSGTTPRCDAYWTSSSSQHNCWSWNTAGSGQSGVVSRPASSPPAGGNAAPSTLGVGAQQQEMRGSVTSSAAAERTSPSAPVSKEVSPMVTGQPSDVAAGSRNDDQVAKPPEGSKVSVGAASSVAGSSGQRVGQKGEELETSERNAEDSNRGDKGGERASGEQTPGPDSRHALQLPPQEVSSGARHSHMAGVTTDDLDAQEPAQNSAHERRSAAQKKTCSGGRRSVQLHMPLKPVATSPCISVQTPSKAGDA, encoded by the coding sequence ATGATCAGACTCATAACGGTTCAATTTTTAATGCTGACGTTGTTTTTGGGATGCGGTGCATCGAAATCTTCGGTGGTAGTTTCAGGGACTACCCCGAGATGTGATGCTTACTGGACCTCTTCCAGCAGTCAACACAACTGCTGGTCTTGGAATACAGCCGGCAGCGGCCAAAGCGGGGTAGTCTCGAGGCCTGCTTCGTCTCCCCCAGCTGGTGGCAACGCAGCACCAAGCACACTTGGTGTTGGTGCCCAACAGCAAGAAATGAGGGGGAGTGTTACGTCGAGTGCAGCCGCAGAAAGAACTAGTCCATCGGCCCCGGTCTCTAAAGAAGTCTCTCCCATGGTGACCGGACAACCAAGTGATGTTGCAGCCGGGAGCAGGAACGACGATCAGGTCGCAAAGCCCCCTGAAGGCTCCAAAGTTTCGGTTGGAGCTGCATCCTCGGTGGCTGGATCCAGCGGACAGCGGGTGGgccaaaagggggaggaattGGAAACATCAGAAAGAAACGCCGAAGACAGCAACAGGGGAGacaaaggaggggaaagggcTTCGGGGGAGCAAACACCAGGGCCTGATAGCCGGCACGCCTTGCAGCTGCCGCCACAGGAAGTGAGTTCGGGGGCGAGGCATAGCCATATGGCGGGAGTCACGACAGATGATTTGGATGCGCAGGAGCCAGCACAAAACAGTGCCCATGAGAGGAGAAGCGcggcgcaaaaaaaaacgtgcaGTGGTGGTCGCCGAAGCGTTCAGCTTCATATGCCTTTGAAACCCGTTGCTACAAGTCCGTGCATAAGTGTGCAAACGCCCAGTAAGGCGGGCGATGCGTGA
- a CDS encoding expression site-associated gene 2 (ESAG2),(fragment), translating into MNRITMRYEIVFTVGLFATVLSPSFQGDLGSFKWSTELIDWSKVTEYIDESYKLHNAGEFETLCKIYRITQVEAPQPSFENREKEGEIMNKLEEMVKQTAAGGSKGSSDSGNSTTAYQEMKKLFEKVKKLKEEIEVNRTKALYASRSAEDNMLRAVYGDAVDVARNENKTLEQAMRGNKSLLFNNVDNAGTSCGSYGDKLVGKTLINDFFCLCVGEAIGGTGSVIEKKVERGDVFNTHIYNGFNCPCKDEIRRPSNGSGTMRAEFCASGRELCEPQ; encoded by the coding sequence ATGAACAGGATCACGATGAGGTATGAAATAGTGTTTACTGTTGGGCTGTTTGCGACTGTTttatctccttcctttcaggGGGATTTGGGGTCGTTCAAATGGAGCACAGAATTGATTGACTGGAGCAAGGTTACAGAATATATTGATGAGAGTTATAAGCTCCATAACGCTGGTGAGTTCGAGACACTGTGCAAGATTTACAGAATTACGCAGGTAGAAGCTCCACAACCTTCCTTTGAGAATCgcgagaaggaaggagagatTATGAAtaagttggaggaaatggtCAAACAGACGGCGGCTGGTGGTAGTAAAGGCTCAAGTGATTCAGGTAACAGCACGACAGCATATCAGGAGATGAAGAAACTATTTGAGAAGGTGAAgaagctgaaggaagaaattgAAGTCAATAGGACAAAAGCCTTATACGCAAGTCGTTCTGCTGAAGATAATATGCTGAGAGCTGTGTATGGCGACGCTGTGGATGTTGCAAGAAATGAGAATAAAACTCTAGAGCAAGCcatgaggggaaacaaatcaCTGCTGTTCAATAATGTCGACAATGCGGGCACGAGCTGCGGTTCTTATGGAGACAAGCTGGTTGGAAAGACATTAATTAATGACTTCTTCTGCCTATGTGTGGGAGAGGCTATAGGTGGAACAGGGAGcgtaatagaaaaaaaagtggaaaggggaGATGTTTttaatacacatatatataatgggTTTAATTGTCCTTGTAAAGATGAGATAAGGAGGCCAAGTAATGGTAGTGGGACCATGAGGGCGGAATTTTGTGCGAGTGGGAGGGAGCTTTGCGAGCCTCAAAA